Proteins from one Archocentrus centrarchus isolate MPI-CPG fArcCen1 chromosome 8, fArcCen1, whole genome shotgun sequence genomic window:
- the LOC115785226 gene encoding protein FAM104A, giving the protein MLTESRKRQHSGGDEENGHLVPQPKRQNRAHPLSPEPGRDAWDSESSNSESSSSISSPEHAAASCISQCAQGPCSPLSAGNSLEPTNPVSYLQINRILKEAHFQSIQNRGQPRDT; this is encoded by the exons ATGTTGACTGAAAGCAG GAAacggcagcacagtggtggtgATGAGGAGAATGGCCACCTGGTGCCCCAACCCAAAAGGCAGAACAGAGCACATCCTCTCTCCCCGGAACCAGGCCGGGATGCCTGGGACTCTGAG TCATCCAAcagtgagagcagcagcagcatcagcagtcCTGAACATGCAGCTGCCAGCTGCATCAGTCAGTGTGCTCAGGGGCCCTGCAGTCCCCTTAGCGCGGGCAACTCTTTAGAGCCCACAAACCCGGTGTCCTACCTGCAAATCAACCGCATCCTGAAGGAGGCCCACTTCCAGAGCATTCAAAACCGAGGTCAGCCGAGAGACACGTGA